A stretch of the Streptomyces sp. NBC_00078 genome encodes the following:
- the coaA gene encoding type I pantothenate kinase has protein sequence MISPVSSIPRSAHRHRPEATPYVDLTRAEWSALREKTPLPLTAEEVEKLRGLGDVIDLDEVRDIYLPLSRLLNLYIGATDGLRGALNTFLGEQGSQSGTPFVIGVAGSVAVGKSTVARLLQALLSRWPEHPRVELVTTDGFLLPTRELQARGLMSRKGFPESYDRRALTRFVADIKAGKDEVTAPVYSHLIYDIVPDQRLTVRRPDILIVEGLNVLQPALPGKDGRTRVGLADYFDFSVYVDARTEDIERWYLHRFRRLRETAFQNPSSYFRKYTQVAEEEALDYAGTMWRTINKPNLVENIAPTRGRATLVVRKGPDHKVQRLSLRKL, from the coding sequence GTGATCTCTCCGGTCTCCTCGATACCCCGGAGCGCCCACCGGCACAGGCCGGAGGCGACTCCCTACGTCGACCTCACCCGAGCCGAGTGGAGCGCGCTGCGCGAGAAGACGCCGCTGCCGCTCACCGCCGAGGAGGTCGAGAAGCTGCGCGGTCTGGGCGATGTCATCGACCTCGACGAGGTGCGGGACATCTACCTCCCGCTCTCCCGCCTCCTCAATCTCTACATCGGCGCCACGGACGGCCTGCGCGGCGCCCTGAACACCTTCCTCGGCGAACAGGGCTCCCAGTCCGGCACCCCGTTCGTGATAGGCGTCGCGGGCTCGGTCGCCGTAGGAAAGTCCACGGTGGCCCGGCTTCTGCAGGCCCTGCTCTCCCGCTGGCCGGAACACCCGCGCGTCGAACTCGTCACGACCGACGGATTCCTGCTCCCCACCAGGGAGTTGCAGGCCCGCGGCCTGATGTCGCGGAAGGGTTTCCCCGAGTCCTACGACCGCCGCGCCCTCACCCGCTTCGTCGCCGACATCAAGGCCGGCAAGGACGAGGTGACGGCCCCCGTCTACTCCCACCTCATCTACGACATCGTCCCCGACCAGCGGCTGACGGTCCGTCGCCCCGACATCCTCATCGTCGAGGGCCTGAACGTCCTGCAGCCCGCCCTCCCGGGCAAGGACGGCCGCACCCGCGTCGGTCTCGCCGACTACTTCGACTTCAGTGTCTACGTCGACGCCCGCACCGAGGACATCGAGCGCTGGTACCTCCACCGCTTCCGCAGGCTGCGCGAGACGGCCTTCCAGAACCCGTCCTCGTACTTCCGCAAGTACACCCAGGTCGCCGAGGAGGAGGCCCTCGACTACGCCGGCACGATGTGGCGCACCATCAACAAGCCCAACCTGGTCGAGAACATCGCCCCCACCCGCGGCCGGGCCACCCTGGTCGTCCGCAAGGGCCCGGACCACAAGGTGCAGCGCCTGAGCCTGCGCAAACTGTGA
- a CDS encoding DUF389 domain-containing protein, protein MLHLRLITPSGRTDDAVRLIEKTVGTAHVVVLPGAARNPAGDVVMCDVAREAGDELITGLQQLGIEQTGSIAVENIDLSLSKRADKAEAEAPGEGADAVLWEQLADATHEESTLSITYVAFITLATMIAACGVVLDNAILIVGAMAVGPEFGPLAGIFTAIVRRAPRLALRSLTALLVGFAVAMLVTVGFTYFMDGVSLFSEVKLDALRPNTNFIYRPDWFSFVVAVLAGIAGTLSLTSAKSGLLVGVAISVTTVPAAANAAVAFAYGQYKQAWGSTEQLLLNLLGIVLAGTLTLLAQKRLWSVQRRRA, encoded by the coding sequence ATGCTGCACCTGCGCCTGATCACGCCCTCCGGCAGGACCGACGACGCGGTCCGCCTGATCGAGAAGACGGTCGGCACCGCCCATGTCGTCGTGCTGCCGGGAGCCGCCCGCAACCCCGCGGGGGACGTGGTGATGTGCGACGTCGCGCGCGAGGCGGGCGACGAACTCATCACCGGCCTCCAGCAGTTGGGCATCGAGCAGACCGGTTCCATCGCCGTCGAGAACATCGACCTGTCCCTGTCCAAGCGCGCCGACAAGGCCGAGGCGGAGGCACCCGGCGAAGGCGCGGACGCCGTCCTGTGGGAGCAGCTCGCCGACGCGACACACGAGGAGTCGACGCTCTCCATCACCTACGTCGCCTTCATCACGCTCGCCACGATGATCGCGGCCTGCGGTGTCGTACTCGACAACGCGATCCTGATCGTGGGCGCGATGGCGGTCGGGCCGGAGTTCGGCCCACTGGCCGGCATCTTCACGGCGATCGTGCGGCGTGCACCGCGGCTCGCGCTTCGCTCGCTGACCGCGCTGCTCGTCGGTTTCGCCGTCGCCATGCTGGTGACGGTCGGCTTCACCTACTTCATGGACGGGGTGAGCCTGTTCAGCGAGGTGAAGCTGGACGCCTTGCGGCCCAACACCAACTTCATCTACCGGCCCGACTGGTTCTCCTTCGTCGTCGCCGTCCTGGCCGGCATCGCCGGCACCCTCTCGCTGACGTCGGCGAAGTCGGGCCTGCTGGTCGGCGTCGCGATCTCGGTCACCACGGTCCCGGCGGCCGCGAACGCAGCCGTGGCCTTCGCCTACGGCCAGTACAAGCAGGCCTGGGGCTCCACCGAGCAACTCCTGCTGAACCTGCTGGGCATCGTTTTGGCCGGCACTCTGACACTCCTGGCCCAAAAGCGGCTGTGGTCCGTTCAGCGCCGCCGAGCGTAG
- the rpsI gene encoding 30S ribosomal protein S9, translating into MAETTVEQPVEETETELADIESYTTESEVPVEGEYTSESLAGRFGDPQPAAGLGRRKNAIARVRIVPGTGKWKVNGRTLEDYFPNKVHQQEVNEPFKVLELDGRYDVIARISGGGVSGQAGALRLGVARALNEADVDNNRGALKKAGYLRRDDRAVERKKAGLKKARKAPQYSKR; encoded by the coding sequence GTGGCCGAGACCACCGTTGAGCAGCCGGTCGAAGAGACCGAGACCGAGCTGGCCGACATCGAGAGCTACACCACCGAGTCCGAGGTCCCCGTCGAGGGCGAGTACACCTCGGAGTCCCTCGCCGGCCGCTTCGGCGACCCGCAGCCGGCCGCCGGCCTGGGCCGTCGCAAGAACGCCATCGCGCGCGTTCGCATCGTGCCCGGCACCGGCAAGTGGAAGGTCAACGGGCGCACGCTCGAGGACTACTTCCCGAACAAGGTCCACCAGCAGGAAGTCAACGAGCCCTTCAAGGTGCTCGAGCTCGACGGCCGCTACGACGTCATCGCCCGCATCTCGGGTGGCGGCGTCTCCGGCCAGGCCGGTGCCCTGCGCCTCGGCGTGGCCCGCGCCCTGAACGAGGCCGACGTGGACAACAACCGCGGCGCCCTGAAGAAGGCCGGCTACCTCCGCCGCGACGACCGTGCGGTCGAGCGCAAGAAGGCCGGTCTGAAGAAGGCCCGTAAGGCTCCGCAGTACAGCAAGCGTTAA
- the glmM gene encoding phosphoglucosamine mutase, which yields MGRLFGTDGVRGVANADLTAEMALGLSVAAAHVLAEAGSFQGHRATAVVGRDPRASGEFLEAAVVAGLASAGVDVLRVGVLPTPAVAFLTGALGADLGVMLSASHNAMPDNGVKFFARGGHKLADDLEDRIEGVYESHRHGEPWERPTGAGVGRVRSYDEGFDQYVAHLMAALPNRLDGLKIVLDEAHGAAARVSPEVFSRAGAEVITIGAEPDGLNINDGCGSTHLDTLKAAVVEHGAALGIAHDGDADRCLAVDHTGAEVDGDQILAVIALAMRERSVLREDTVVATVMSNLGFKLALEREGLSLVQTAVGDRYVLEEMKEHGYALGGEQSGHVIILDHATTGDGTLTGLMLAARVAESGRTLRDLASVMERLPQVLVNVPDVDRSRVGNSAELATAVAEAERELGATGRVLLRPSGTEPLVRVMVEAADIDQARSVAGRLADAVKSALG from the coding sequence GTGGGACGACTCTTCGGCACGGACGGCGTGCGCGGCGTCGCCAACGCGGACCTGACGGCGGAGATGGCGCTCGGCCTCTCCGTTGCCGCGGCGCACGTACTGGCCGAGGCGGGCTCCTTCCAGGGCCACCGGGCGACGGCGGTCGTCGGACGGGACCCGCGTGCCTCAGGGGAGTTCCTGGAGGCCGCCGTGGTCGCCGGCCTCGCCAGCGCGGGCGTGGACGTCCTGCGCGTGGGTGTGCTGCCCACTCCGGCGGTGGCGTTTCTCACGGGGGCGCTCGGCGCCGACCTCGGCGTCATGCTCTCGGCGAGCCACAACGCCATGCCCGACAACGGCGTCAAGTTCTTCGCCCGCGGCGGCCACAAGCTCGCCGACGACCTGGAGGACAGGATCGAGGGCGTCTACGAGTCCCACCGCCACGGTGAGCCCTGGGAGCGGCCCACGGGCGCGGGCGTCGGGCGCGTGCGGTCGTACGACGAAGGGTTCGACCAGTACGTCGCCCACCTCATGGCCGCGCTCCCGAACCGTCTGGACGGGCTGAAGATCGTCCTCGACGAGGCGCACGGAGCTGCCGCCCGGGTGTCGCCGGAGGTGTTCTCGCGCGCCGGCGCCGAAGTGATCACGATCGGTGCCGAGCCGGACGGGCTCAACATCAACGACGGCTGCGGATCGACTCATCTGGACACACTGAAGGCCGCCGTAGTCGAGCACGGGGCCGCGCTCGGGATCGCGCACGACGGTGACGCCGACCGCTGCCTCGCCGTGGACCACACCGGTGCCGAGGTCGACGGGGACCAGATCCTGGCCGTCATCGCGCTGGCCATGCGTGAGCGTTCCGTACTGCGCGAGGACACTGTTGTCGCGACGGTCATGTCCAACCTGGGCTTCAAGCTGGCCTTGGAGAGGGAAGGGCTCAGCCTCGTCCAGACAGCGGTCGGTGACCGTTACGTTCTGGAGGAGATGAAGGAGCACGGGTACGCGCTCGGGGGCGAGCAGTCCGGGCACGTGATCATTCTCGACCACGCGACCACCGGTGACGGCACCCTGACCGGACTCATGCTGGCGGCCCGGGTCGCCGAAAGCGGTCGTACGCTGCGGGATCTGGCGTCCGTGATGGAGCGGTTGCCGCAGGTGCTGGTCAATGTGCCCGACGTGGACCGGTCCCGGGTCGGGAACTCGGCCGAACTCGCCACTGCCGTTGCCGAGGCGGAGCGGGAACTCGGGGCCACCGGGCGGGTGTTGCTGCGGCCGTCCGGAACGGAGCCGTTGGTTCGCGTGATGGTCGAGGCGGCGGATATTGATCAGGCGCGGTCTGTTGCCGGGCGGCTTGCGGATGCCGTGAAGTCCGCGCTGGGCTGA
- the rplQ gene encoding 50S ribosomal protein L17: protein MPKPTKGARLGGSAAHEKLLLANLAKALFEHGRITTTEAKARRLRPYAERLVTKAKKGDLHNRRQVLQVITDKSIVHTLFTEIGPRYENRPGGYTRITKIGNRRGDNAPMAVIELVEALTVAQQATGEAEAATKRASKDAEAAAPAEVVEDTKADEAEESKDA, encoded by the coding sequence ATGCCGAAGCCCACCAAGGGTGCCCGTCTGGGCGGCAGCGCCGCGCACGAGAAGCTGCTCCTCGCGAACCTCGCGAAGGCGCTCTTCGAGCACGGCCGTATCACCACCACCGAGGCGAAGGCCCGCCGCCTTCGTCCTTACGCCGAGCGTCTGGTCACCAAGGCGAAGAAGGGCGACCTTCACAACCGCCGCCAGGTGCTGCAGGTCATCACGGACAAGAGCATCGTCCACACGCTCTTCACCGAGATCGGCCCGCGCTACGAGAACCGTCCGGGTGGCTACACCCGCATCACCAAGATCGGTAACCGCCGTGGCGACAACGCGCCCATGGCTGTCATCGAGCTGGTCGAGGCGCTGACGGTTGCGCAGCAGGCGACGGGTGAGGCGGAGGCCGCCACCAAGCGTGCCTCGAAGGACGCCGAGGCTGCGGCTCCCGCCGAGGTCGTCGAGGACACCAAGGCCGACGAGGCCGAGGAGTCCAAGGACGCGTAA
- the glmS gene encoding glutamine--fructose-6-phosphate transaminase (isomerizing): protein MCGIVGYVGPQSALEVVMAGLKRLEYRGYDSAGVAVLADGGLAAAKRAGKLVNLEKGLVERPLPTGSTGIGHTRWATHGGPTDANAHPHLDNAGRVAVVHNGIIENFAALRAELAERGHELTSETDTEAVAHLLAEEYSVTADLAEAMRLVCRRLEGAFTLVAVHADQPDVVVGARRNSPLVVGVGEGEAFLASDVAAFIAHTRSALELGQDQVVELRRDGVTVTGFDGRPADVRSFHIDWDASAAEKGGYDYFMLKEIAEQPKAVADTLLGRIDAAGSLRLDEVRIPPGVLREVDKVVVVACGTAFHAGMIAKYAIEHWTRIPCEVELASEFRYRDPILGPKSLVIAISQSGETMDTLMAVRHAREQGSHVLAICNTNGSTIPRESDAVLYTHAGPEVAVASTKAFLTQLVACYLVALYLGQVRGTTWGDEIGAVIRDLSRISGAVERVLDTMEPVRALARSLAGKNTVLFLGRHVGYPVALEGALKLKELAYMHAEGFAAGELKHGPIALIEPDLPVVVVVPSPRGRSVLHDKIVSNIQEIRARGARTIVIAEEGDEAVVPYADHLVRIPATPTLLQPLVATVPLQVFACELATARGNEVDQPRNLAKSVTVE from the coding sequence ATGTGCGGAATCGTGGGATACGTGGGGCCGCAGTCTGCGCTCGAGGTCGTCATGGCCGGGCTGAAGCGGCTGGAGTACCGGGGCTACGACTCGGCGGGCGTCGCGGTGCTCGCGGACGGCGGGCTCGCCGCCGCGAAGCGGGCCGGGAAGCTCGTCAACCTGGAGAAGGGGCTGGTGGAGCGGCCTCTGCCGACGGGGAGCACGGGGATCGGGCACACGCGGTGGGCCACGCACGGGGGGCCGACGGACGCCAACGCCCACCCGCATCTCGACAACGCGGGGCGGGTCGCCGTCGTGCACAACGGGATCATCGAGAACTTCGCCGCTCTGCGGGCCGAACTGGCGGAGCGCGGGCACGAACTCACCTCCGAGACCGACACCGAGGCTGTCGCGCATCTGCTCGCCGAGGAGTACTCCGTGACCGCCGATCTCGCGGAGGCGATGCGGCTGGTGTGCCGGCGGCTGGAGGGGGCGTTCACGCTGGTCGCGGTGCACGCGGACCAGCCGGACGTGGTGGTGGGGGCGCGGCGGAACTCCCCGCTGGTGGTGGGCGTCGGGGAGGGTGAGGCCTTTCTCGCCTCGGACGTCGCCGCGTTCATCGCCCACACCCGCTCGGCCCTGGAGCTGGGCCAGGACCAGGTCGTCGAGCTGCGGCGGGACGGCGTGACGGTGACCGGCTTCGACGGGCGGCCCGCGGACGTCCGGTCGTTCCACATCGACTGGGACGCGTCGGCCGCGGAGAAGGGCGGCTACGACTACTTCATGCTCAAGGAGATCGCCGAGCAGCCCAAGGCGGTCGCCGACACGCTGCTGGGGCGCATCGACGCGGCCGGTTCGCTGAGGCTGGACGAGGTGCGGATCCCGCCGGGGGTGCTGCGGGAGGTCGACAAGGTCGTCGTTGTCGCGTGCGGTACGGCCTTCCACGCCGGGATGATCGCCAAGTACGCCATCGAGCACTGGACGCGGATCCCGTGCGAGGTGGAGCTGGCGAGCGAGTTCCGCTACCGGGATCCGATCCTGGGACCGAAATCGCTGGTGATCGCGATCTCGCAGTCCGGCGAGACCATGGACACGCTGATGGCCGTCCGGCACGCACGTGAGCAGGGCTCCCACGTCCTGGCGATCTGCAACACCAACGGCTCGACGATCCCGCGGGAGTCGGACGCGGTGCTCTACACGCATGCCGGGCCGGAGGTGGCCGTCGCCTCGACCAAGGCGTTCCTCACGCAGTTGGTCGCCTGCTATCTGGTGGCGCTGTATCTGGGGCAGGTGCGGGGCACCACGTGGGGCGACGAGATCGGGGCCGTCATCCGGGATCTGTCGCGGATCTCCGGTGCGGTGGAGCGGGTACTGGACACGATGGAGCCGGTACGGGCGCTGGCGCGTTCCCTCGCCGGCAAGAACACGGTGCTGTTCCTGGGGCGGCACGTCGGGTACCCGGTCGCGCTGGAGGGTGCGCTGAAGCTCAAGGAGCTGGCGTACATGCACGCCGAGGGGTTCGCGGCGGGGGAGCTGAAGCACGGGCCGATCGCGTTGATCGAGCCCGATCTGCCGGTGGTGGTGGTCGTGCCGTCCCCGCGGGGGCGGTCCGTGCTGCACGACAAGATCGTCTCCAACATTCAGGAGATCCGGGCACGGGGGGCGCGGACGATCGTGATCGCGGAGGAGGGCGACGAGGCGGTCGTGCCGTACGCCGATCATCTGGTCCGGATTCCGGCCACGCCCACCCTGCTGCAGCCGCTCGTCGCCACGGTGCCGCTCCAGGTGTTCGCGTGCGAGCTGGCGACGGCTCGCGGCAACGAGGTGGACCAGCCCCGGAACCTGGCGAAGTCGGTGACGGTGGAGTGA
- the truA gene encoding tRNA pseudouridine(38-40) synthase TruA, which yields MSDEVEPGYVRVRLDLSYDGSEFSGWAKQAGGRRTVQGEIEDALRTVTRSGGTTYELTVAGRTDAGVHARGQVAHVDLPREVWGAHHDKLLKRLGGRLPRDVRVWALREAPSGFNARFSAVWRRYAYRVTDNPGGVDPLLRNHVLWHDWPLDVDAMNEAAERLLGEHDFAAYCKKREGATTIRTLQRLSLERGADGIITATVRADAFCHNMVRSLIGALLFVGDGHRGPDWPGKVLAAGVRDSAVHVVRPHGLTLEEVGYPADELLAARGKEARNRRTLPGSPAGCC from the coding sequence GTGAGTGACGAAGTAGAGCCCGGTTACGTTCGTGTCCGTCTCGATCTCTCCTACGACGGGAGCGAGTTCTCCGGGTGGGCGAAGCAGGCCGGTGGCAGGCGGACCGTGCAGGGGGAGATCGAGGACGCGCTGCGGACCGTCACGCGGTCCGGGGGGACGACGTACGAGCTGACCGTGGCCGGGCGGACCGATGCCGGGGTGCATGCGCGGGGGCAGGTGGCCCATGTCGATCTGCCCCGGGAGGTCTGGGGAGCGCACCACGACAAGCTGCTCAAGCGGCTTGGCGGGCGGCTGCCGAGGGATGTGCGGGTGTGGGCCCTCAGGGAGGCTCCCAGCGGCTTCAACGCCCGTTTCTCGGCCGTCTGGCGGCGCTACGCGTACCGGGTCACCGACAACCCCGGCGGAGTGGACCCGCTGCTGCGCAATCACGTCCTGTGGCACGACTGGCCGCTCGACGTCGACGCCATGAACGAGGCGGCCGAACGGCTGCTGGGCGAGCACGACTTCGCCGCCTACTGCAAGAAGCGGGAGGGCGCGACCACCATCCGTACGCTTCAGCGGCTGAGCCTGGAGCGAGGGGCCGACGGGATCATCACCGCCACCGTGCGGGCCGACGCCTTCTGCCACAACATGGTGCGGTCACTGATCGGGGCGCTGCTGTTCGTGGGGGACGGGCACCGTGGGCCGGACTGGCCGGGAAAGGTGCTCGCGGCCGGCGTACGCGACTCGGCCGTGCATGTCGTACGGCCGCACGGCCTGACCCTGGAAGAGGTCGGCTACCCGGCCGACGAACTGCTCGCCGCGCGCGGCAAGGAGGCGCGGAACCGGCGGACCCTGCCGGGGTCGCCCGCGGGCTGCTGCTGA
- a CDS encoding NAD(P)H-hydrate dehydratase produces the protein MRTAYSVETVRTAEDALMARLPDGALMQRAAAGLAAACADLLGRVYGSRVVLLVGSGDNGGDALYAGARLARRGAGVAAVLLTPERAHAAGLAALLRAGGRVVGAAGGPAAGAAASAGVDAVEEAVLRADLVVDGIVGIGGRGGLRPSAAQLAACVAESPAAVVAVDLPSGVDADTGEVHGAAVRADLTVTFGTHKPGLLIDPAREYAGSVRLVDIGLGGELPAEPVLEALQHADVARLLPMPGGESDKYRRGVVGIAAGSSRYPGAAVLAVSGALRGGAGAVRYVGPAGDAVLSRFPETLVSDRGPKHAGRVQAWVVGPGAGDDASAVGEVLSSDVPVLVDADGLRLADSGAVRTRTAPTLMTPHAGEAAALLGVSRETVEGARLRWVRELASRYGATVLLKGSTTLVADARGGAVRVNATGTPWLATAGSGDVLSGLAGSLLASGLSALDAGSVAAYLHGLAGRYAADGAPAGAHDVAEAIPAAWRDARD, from the coding sequence ATGCGTACTGCGTACAGCGTGGAGACGGTAAGGACGGCCGAGGATGCGCTGATGGCGCGGCTTCCCGACGGGGCGCTGATGCAGCGCGCCGCCGCCGGGCTGGCCGCCGCCTGCGCCGACCTGCTCGGGCGGGTGTACGGCAGCCGGGTCGTGCTGCTCGTCGGCAGCGGGGACAACGGCGGTGACGCCCTGTACGCCGGTGCCCGGCTGGCCCGGCGCGGGGCCGGGGTCGCCGCCGTGCTGCTGACGCCCGAACGGGCCCACGCCGCAGGGCTCGCGGCGCTGCTGCGGGCCGGAGGCCGGGTCGTCGGTGCGGCCGGGGGGCCGGCCGCGGGTGCCGCTGCCTCTGCCGGTGTCGACGCCGTCGAGGAGGCGGTCCTGCGGGCCGATCTCGTCGTCGACGGCATCGTGGGGATCGGCGGCAGGGGCGGACTCAGGCCCTCAGCCGCGCAGTTGGCGGCATGCGTCGCCGAGTCGCCAGCCGCCGTCGTCGCCGTCGACCTGCCGAGCGGGGTCGACGCCGACACGGGCGAGGTGCACGGCGCCGCCGTCCGGGCCGACCTCACCGTCACCTTCGGCACGCACAAGCCGGGGCTGCTGATCGACCCGGCGCGCGAGTACGCCGGTTCCGTGCGGCTCGTGGACATCGGGCTCGGGGGTGAACTGCCCGCGGAGCCGGTGCTGGAGGCCCTGCAGCATGCCGATGTGGCGCGGCTGCTGCCGATGCCGGGCGGGGAGAGCGACAAGTACCGGCGGGGGGTCGTGGGGATCGCCGCCGGATCGTCCCGGTACCCGGGCGCCGCGGTGCTCGCCGTGTCCGGGGCGCTCAGGGGCGGGGCGGGGGCCGTGCGGTACGTCGGGCCCGCCGGGGACGCCGTGCTCTCCCGGTTCCCCGAGACGCTCGTGTCGGACCGGGGGCCGAAGCACGCCGGACGTGTGCAGGCCTGGGTCGTGGGACCCGGGGCCGGGGACGACGCGTCCGCCGTGGGGGAGGTGCTGTCGTCCGACGTGCCCGTGCTGGTCGACGCCGACGGGCTGCGGCTCGCCGACTCCGGCGCCGTGCGCACCCGTACGGCGCCGACGCTGATGACCCCGCACGCCGGTGAGGCCGCGGCGCTGCTGGGGGTCTCCCGGGAGACGGTCGAGGGGGCGCGCCTGAGGTGGGTGCGTGAACTCGCCTCGCGCTACGGGGCGACCGTGCTGCTGAAGGGGTCGACCACGCTGGTCGCCGACGCGCGCGGCGGTGCCGTACGGGTCAACGCGACGGGAACGCCGTGGCTGGCCACCGCCGGGAGCGGGGACGTGCTGTCGGGACTCGCCGGGTCACTGCTGGCGTCGGGGCTCTCCGCTCTGGACGCGGGCAGCGTGGCGGCGTATCTGCACGGCCTGGCCGGGCGGTACGCGGCCGACGGGGCACCGGCGGGGGCGCACGACGTGGCGGAGGCGATTCCCGCGGCCTGGCGGGATGCGCGGGACTGA
- a CDS encoding holo-ACP synthase, with amino-acid sequence MSIIGVGIDVAEIDRFEASLKRTPGLAQRLFVESELLLPSGDRRGVASLAARFAAKEALAKALGAPPGLLWTDAEVFVEDSGRPRLRVRGTVAARAAELGVRSWHVSLSHDAGVASAVVVAEG; translated from the coding sequence ATGAGCATCATCGGCGTCGGGATCGACGTGGCGGAGATCGACCGGTTCGAGGCGTCGCTGAAGCGGACGCCCGGTCTGGCCCAACGCCTCTTTGTGGAGAGCGAGTTGCTGCTGCCCAGCGGGGATCGCCGAGGGGTCGCCTCGCTCGCCGCACGGTTCGCCGCCAAGGAGGCACTGGCCAAGGCGCTCGGTGCGCCGCCCGGTCTGCTGTGGACGGACGCCGAGGTGTTCGTCGAGGACAGCGGGCGGCCGCGGCTGCGGGTCAGGGGGACGGTGGCGGCGCGCGCGGCGGAGCTGGGCGTGCGGTCCTGGCACGTGTCGCTCAGCCATGACGCCGGCGTGGCCTCGGCCGTGGTGGTCGCTGAGGGCTGA
- the rplM gene encoding 50S ribosomal protein L13: MRTYSPKPGDVTRQWHVIDAQDVVLGRLATTAASLLRGKHKPIYAPHVDTGDFVIIINADKVHLSGNKRTQKMAYRHSGYPGGLRSVRYDELLDKNPEKAVEKAVKGMLPKNTLGRQMLTKLKVYSGDQHPHAAQQPVPFEITQVAQ; the protein is encoded by the coding sequence GTGCGTACGTACAGCCCCAAGCCCGGCGATGTGACGCGCCAGTGGCACGTCATCGACGCTCAGGACGTTGTCCTGGGTCGTCTCGCCACGACCGCCGCGTCCCTTCTGCGGGGCAAGCACAAGCCGATCTACGCCCCTCACGTCGACACCGGTGACTTCGTCATCATCATCAACGCCGACAAGGTGCACCTCTCCGGCAACAAGCGGACCCAGAAGATGGCGTACCGCCACTCCGGTTACCCGGGTGGTCTGCGCTCGGTCCGTTACGACGAGCTGCTGGACAAGAACCCCGAGAAGGCCGTCGAGAAGGCCGTCAAGGGCATGCTCCCCAAGAACACCCTGGGCCGTCAGATGCTCACCAAGCTGAAGGTCTACTCGGGCGACCAGCACCCGCACGCTGCACAGCAGCCGGTGCCGTTCGAGATCACCCAGGTCGCGCAGTAA
- a CDS encoding DNA-directed RNA polymerase subunit alpha — MLIAQRPSLTEEVVDEFRSRFVIEPLEPGFGYTLGNSLRRTLLSSIPGAAVTSIRVDGVLHEFTTVPGVKEDVTDLILNIKQLVVSSEHDEPVVMYLRKQGPGLVTAADIAPPAGVEVHNPDLVLATLNGKGKLEMELTVERGRGYVSAVQNKQVGQEIGRIPVDSIYSPVLKVTYKVEATRVEQRTDFDKLIVDVETKQAMRPRDAMASAGKTLVELFGLARELNIDAEGIDMGPSPTDAALAADLALPIEELELTVRSYNCLKREGIHSVGELVARSEADLLDIRNFGAKSIDEVKAKLAGMGLALKDSPPGFDPTAAADAFGADDDADAGFVETEQY; from the coding sequence ATGCTGATCGCTCAGCGTCCCTCGTTGACCGAAGAGGTCGTCGACGAGTTCCGCTCCCGGTTCGTGATCGAGCCGCTGGAGCCGGGCTTCGGCTACACCCTCGGCAACTCCCTGCGTCGTACGCTCCTCTCCTCGATCCCGGGTGCGGCGGTCACGTCCATCCGTGTCGACGGTGTTCTGCACGAGTTCACCACCGTGCCGGGTGTCAAGGAGGACGTCACCGACCTGATCCTCAACATCAAGCAGCTGGTCGTCTCCTCGGAGCACGACGAGCCGGTCGTGATGTACCTGCGCAAGCAGGGCCCGGGTCTGGTCACCGCCGCCGACATCGCGCCCCCGGCCGGTGTCGAGGTGCACAACCCCGACCTGGTCCTCGCCACGCTCAACGGCAAGGGCAAGCTGGAGATGGAGCTGACGGTCGAGCGTGGCCGCGGTTATGTCTCCGCCGTGCAGAACAAGCAGGTGGGCCAGGAGATCGGCCGTATCCCGGTCGACTCCATCTACAGCCCCGTGCTGAAGGTCACGTACAAGGTCGAGGCGACCCGTGTCGAGCAGCGCACCGACTTCGACAAGCTGATCGTCGACGTCGAGACCAAGCAGGCGATGCGTCCGCGTGACGCCATGGCGTCGGCCGGTAAGACCCTGGTCGAGCTGTTCGGTCTCGCCCGCGAGCTGAACATCGACGCCGAGGGCATCGACATGGGTCCGTCCCCGACGGACGCCGCCCTTGCCGCCGATCTGGCGCTGCCGATCGAGGAGCTGGAGCTCACCGTCCGGTCGTACAACTGCCTCAAGCGCGAGGGCATCCACTCCGTGGGTGAGCTCGTGGCTCGTTCCGAGGCCGACCTCCTGGACATCCGCAACTTCGGTGCGAAGTCCATCGACGAGGTCAAGGCGAAGCTGGCCGGCATGGGCCTGGCCCTGAAGGACAGCCCGCCCGGATTCGACCCCACGGCCGCCGCCGACGCCTTCGGCGCCGACGACGACGCGGACGCGGGTTTCGTGGAGACCGAGCAGTACTGA